Genomic window (Pseudomonadota bacterium):
GTCATAGCTTCCCATCCGACACGGCCATGCTATGATTTAAGGCCCATCAAGAGGCTGAAAAGACTGGAAAAAGGCCGGGTATGCTCAGAATAAAATGAGCTGTTCGGCCTTTGTTTTTTCGTTTTTTCGGCGATTTCCGACAAGGATCTGCATCCTTTCATACTGTTTGTCTGTGACCTGCATGGCCCGGATGCTGCCCTTTTCGGGGATGGCGGCCTGCAGGCGGCGCAGGTGCTTGTCCACCCGGTCCTGTCCGTTGCAGATCCGGGCATAGACGGAGAACTGTATCATCATATAGCCGTCCCTGAGGAGAAAATTGCGGAACCGTGTTGCCGTTCGCCGCTCTGGTCCGGCGGTAACCGGAAGGTCAAAAAAAACGAAAAGCCACATAAATCTGTCCTTTGCGGCGCTCATGCAGGGGCGGTGACTTTCCCGGCGGAAACGGGAAATTCCGGCACGGGCAGCAGGGCAGCGCTTTTGCCTTCAATGGCCGTAACCAAGCCGGCGGCCATCAGGTCGCAGGCGTTGGCCAAGGTATGAACCTGGCCCCCGATCCTGCAATTCATGGTGCCTGCACCTGCGAGTTTCTGGCGGACCTGGAGCGGCAGACTGCTTTCGCCGAAGCTGATTTCATTCCCCTGCCAGAGGCTGAACACCAGGTGGTCGACAAGTGGCCGGAATACTTCCATTACGTCGTCTGTCAGGTTGAAGGCATTCAGTTCATTGTCATGATGGAGGCCAAAAGCCGGGATGAGGCCATAGGCCACCTGGGAGCGCGCCACAAAGGCCCGCACCACGGCGTAGACATAGTTCAGGGCGGCGTTGATGCTGTCGTCACCGTGGCGGCGGAAATCCGCGCCGAACAGACGGGGCCAGTATTCCCGCGCAGCCTGTGCCTCGCCGTTGTCCGGGTCTCCGGAGCCGATCCGGGAAGCTAGGGCTTTCAGCCTGGAAGATTCCGTGTCGCCAACAGCCATATCAAGGCAGGCTGCCTGGTTCAGGATCTTGCACTGCACGATTCTCTGCCACAGCCGTTTTTTCAGCGGCTCTGTCCATGACTGCTGGATATGGGCAATGCGGCTCTGGCGCGAGTGGGGCAGGAACGGCAGCAGGACGCCGTTGGGCGTGTGCGTCCTGTCGCAGGTCAGAATGGCCACGCCCCTGTCCTGGCATTCGGCCAGCAGGCTGGAAGTCAGCGATATCTGCGGAGATTCCAGGACAAGGGCGGTAATATCCTCGACGGGGAGCGTAAACTGCCCCTCGTCATTCTGCAGCCTCAACTGCCCGTTCGACAGGCTCAGTCGGGCCGGGTTCTGGATCATCACGGTGCGCCAGGCCAAGTCTTTGTTCCTTCCGGATCCTGTGTTTCCTTCCAAAGAAGTCCACAGAGTATTTCTCAAAGACTAAGAGGGTCTTAACGCCGATGCCTTCCCTGACGCCGTCCTTGCCAAAACCAGGGTCGCTGTCATGCGACCGCAGATTGATACTGCCCGTTCCTCTGTGTGTACCGTTGTAATATCCCAGGATTTCTTCTTTTTTGCTTTTGAGGCAGACAAGATCATTTTTGTAGAGAGAGAAAAGAAAATCCCTGTCGTCTATCTCAAGCCAGTCCTTTTCATCCTTGAAGGCCACGATTGCCCTGTCAGGAAGCCTTTTACCTGAAAAATGGTGGACATAGATCGGCACGAGATGAAATTTCCCGTCCTTCCGGAACACATCGACGCGGACCATGTCGCCGTTGCTGGCCAGTCCGCCGTTGATCCTGATGCCGGATTTCTCGTTTGTGACGACGCGCACGGAATGGATGTACGGCCCCTGCTTCCCGGGGTCCCTGGACGGCATGTAAACGGGTGATGAGAATGCCTTGTCCGGCTTGCCGCCATGGGCGTCCAGCCGCTCCTTCAGGACGGTGTAGAGTTTGATGTTCCGCTGTCTGTCGACAAGGTTTTCCAGCATGTCAGGCTTTAATCCAGCCAGTTTCACGCGCTGGACGATCTGGCGTTCTCCGTCCGGTAGCGCCCTGATGCTGCGGATCGTTTCCTGATGCGCCGCGCCGGTAATCTTCCGTACCGGCATGCGGGAGACGAAAATGCCTCCGGTCCTCGTACCCTGTTCGTTTTTTGGGCCAAAAATCTTGTCCATCACGTCGTTGCGGAACGTCTCCCATGGTTTTGTGGGCAGGGGCCGTTCGGCCGGATTTTTCCGGCGGGCCTCGTACCTGTTCCAGCCGGCATGCTGTTTCACCATGTCCTGGGTCGAGCAGGCCAGGACGATGGCATCCACTGCGTGGTGACGGTCGTTGCGCCGGTTCTTTTCGGGGAATCCCCATGCGCTCCGTAGTCTGGCTGTCAGGGCGCCGTTACGTGTCTGGACCCGGTTTCCTTCCCCCAGGGCCAGCGACTGTTCCAGGTGGTTTTTCAGGGCCTGGGCCATATAGCGCGTGTCATTCAGGGCACGGGATTTCCACCTGTCGGCCTTTTCGTTGTCAAAGTTCTCCACCATCAGGTTTTCGGCCTTTTTCGGGGGCAGTTTGCGGGCGAAGGCTTCCAGCGCGTCTAGGTTCCTGTCTGTCCGCCGGAAAAATTCCACAGGTGTGTCGTTGCCCTTGTTCTGGTTTTCCGATGCAAGGCACAGAATCCTGTTCGCCAGGGAATCGTTCCAGGACCGGCTGTAGGGAATAATGTGGTCGATCTGTGTCGCCACCGGATCTCCCAGGGTTTCAGGTGTCATGTAAACGCCGGAATAGGGGCAGAAGCCATCCTGTTCCTTCCACAGGCGGTATTTCAGGATGTCTTCACCGGACACATTGTCGGGCACAATACCAAGGATTTCAGCCACATGCTTCCTGGCTTCCTCCCGATACGCCTGGTTTTTCTTCTGCTCCCGCTCGATATCCCTGCGGTCCCTGAAAGACCGGGCAACATCCCGTCCCAGTTCGACAATGATTGTTTCCGGCATGCCGTGTTCGCGGATGCAGGCGTTGATGATTTTCCGGGCCCGGGCCATCGCCCGGTTGACGACGGGGTTGCGGATATCGTCGAAAGGCGGAACCCTGTCCAGCCCCTTGCCCTCCTTGCGGCTGTGGTCGTATCCGGCCTCCCTGCAGGCCCTGTCGTATGTCATGCCCTCCTGCATATAGGGCAGGATATCGCGCATGACCGCAAGGGACAGGTCGACGGTTTTGCTGAAGCCGGCAATATCCGAAAGCCTGTCGATCTGGCCTTCATCAAGGCCCAGACCGGCCAGCTGTTCCGTGATCCGCTGGATGTCCCTTTCAAAAGACAGGATCCATGCGATCTGGTCCAGCCTGTCCCGCTGTGGCCCCATCCATGTCTGCCAGTCTGCCTCGCTTCCGGTATCGAGGGCAGCCTTCAGGGCGTGATACCCGGGCATTTTCAGAAAACCGGATTTCTCGGCGGCGTCGCGGATTTTTTCCCAGCTGTTGTCTTCGTCTTTTATTTTCCGGTAGCTGATGTTGAATCGTTCCTCATCGGCCAGATCCAGTTCCCTGCGGGCCAGTTTCCAAGTCACACCTGTTTTGTTTTTATGGGCCAGGGCTGCCAGACGGTTCTTTTCATCCTGTGTCAGGGGGCGTTCTTCATCTTTCAGGCTTTTTATGCGCAGGTTGTTCAGTCTTGACCACAGGACAAACAGCTCCGCCGTGCAGGAAAACTTTGGTGCCCGTTTTTCCCCGGTCAGGATACAGGTTCCGACCAGATGTTCCGAGGACTGCAGAGGCTTCTGGCAGAAAGCGATGCCGTCTCCTGCCACTGTATAGCGCTTTTTCAGGTCACCGTCACCGGCATAGGCCAACAGGAGCTTTTGCGTGGCTTTTATGTTGCCGGATCTCCGCTGGGCCTCAAAGATTTTTGCCACTTCCTGACGCAGAAGATCGCGGGTGACGAATCGCTCGTACGATCCGTCCCCGTTGCGTTTTTTGGACAGGGTGGCCAAATATGCGCCAATGGTCGGTACCCCGGCCACAGCCATGGCCTCCTGCAGATCCCTTGCGCCTTTCA
Coding sequences:
- the cas2 gene encoding CRISPR-associated endonuclease Cas2 — its product is MSAAKDRFMWLFVFFDLPVTAGPERRTATRFRNFLLRDGYMMIQFSVYARICNGQDRVDKHLRRLQAAIPEKGSIRAMQVTDKQYERMQILVGNRRKNEKTKAEQLILF
- the cas1 gene encoding type II CRISPR-associated endonuclease Cas1 — encoded protein: MAWRTVMIQNPARLSLSNGQLRLQNDEGQFTLPVEDITALVLESPQISLTSSLLAECQDRGVAILTCDRTHTPNGVLLPFLPHSRQSRIAHIQQSWTEPLKKRLWQRIVQCKILNQAACLDMAVGDTESSRLKALASRIGSGDPDNGEAQAAREYWPRLFGADFRRHGDDSINAALNYVYAVVRAFVARSQVAYGLIPAFGLHHDNELNAFNLTDDVMEVFRPLVDHLVFSLWQGNEISFGESSLPLQVRQKLAGAGTMNCRIGGQVHTLANACDLMAAGLVTAIEGKSAALLPVPEFPVSAGKVTAPA
- the cas9 gene encoding type II CRISPR RNA-guided endonuclease Cas9 (Cas9, originally named Csn1, is the large, multifunctional signature protein of type II CRISPR/Cas systems. It is well known even to general audiences because its RNA-guided endonuclease activity has made it a popular tool for custom editing of eukaryotic genomes.); amino-acid sequence: MGYNLGIDMGITSVGFAGVDLANRTILFSGAHIFEAAENPKDGSSLAAPRREKRGMRKVIRRRAQRKKAVLRLLETHGLKDTGQIRSPERTHPGRSVWDLRKEALERKLEDAEFARILFHIARRRGFQSNRKDAGKDNEEGKKALKGARDLQEAMAVAGVPTIGAYLATLSKKRNGDGSYERFVTRDLLRQEVAKIFEAQRRSGNIKATQKLLLAYAGDGDLKKRYTVAGDGIAFCQKPLQSSEHLVGTCILTGEKRAPKFSCTAELFVLWSRLNNLRIKSLKDEERPLTQDEKNRLAALAHKNKTGVTWKLARRELDLADEERFNISYRKIKDEDNSWEKIRDAAEKSGFLKMPGYHALKAALDTGSEADWQTWMGPQRDRLDQIAWILSFERDIQRITEQLAGLGLDEGQIDRLSDIAGFSKTVDLSLAVMRDILPYMQEGMTYDRACREAGYDHSRKEGKGLDRVPPFDDIRNPVVNRAMARARKIINACIREHGMPETIIVELGRDVARSFRDRRDIEREQKKNQAYREEARKHVAEILGIVPDNVSGEDILKYRLWKEQDGFCPYSGVYMTPETLGDPVATQIDHIIPYSRSWNDSLANRILCLASENQNKGNDTPVEFFRRTDRNLDALEAFARKLPPKKAENLMVENFDNEKADRWKSRALNDTRYMAQALKNHLEQSLALGEGNRVQTRNGALTARLRSAWGFPEKNRRNDRHHAVDAIVLACSTQDMVKQHAGWNRYEARRKNPAERPLPTKPWETFRNDVMDKIFGPKNEQGTRTGGIFVSRMPVRKITGAAHQETIRSIRALPDGERQIVQRVKLAGLKPDMLENLVDRQRNIKLYTVLKERLDAHGGKPDKAFSSPVYMPSRDPGKQGPYIHSVRVVTNEKSGIRINGGLASNGDMVRVDVFRKDGKFHLVPIYVHHFSGKRLPDRAIVAFKDEKDWLEIDDRDFLFSLYKNDLVCLKSKKEEILGYYNGTHRGTGSINLRSHDSDPGFGKDGVREGIGVKTLLVFEKYSVDFFGRKHRIRKEQRLGLAHRDDPEPGPTEPVERAVEAAE